From a single Halodesulfovibrio marinisediminis DSM 17456 genomic region:
- a CDS encoding hemolysin family protein: MDGGSESRLWNVLGNFFSKTTEEDVEKAIIDAREEGELEAEEGSMLLNVLSLDETQVHEIMVPRTDIICAETTTSIGDLVELIVESGHSRIPLYEDNRDNIVGIIYAKDLLIHLHDPALRDSPLISFMRKPFFVPETKIVTDLLQEFRTRKQHIAIAVDEYGGTSGLITIEDILEEIVGEIEDEYDTPKLEDIRATEDGNYIITGRASLDDVSEELSITLESEQVETLGGFLSELAGHVPQSGETFQLSGYNFTIEDADAKQIRLIRTSKADEAAETQ; this comes from the coding sequence TTGGACGGAGGTTCTGAGAGTCGATTGTGGAACGTACTTGGTAATTTTTTCAGTAAAACAACTGAAGAAGACGTTGAAAAAGCCATTATCGATGCCCGTGAGGAAGGAGAGCTTGAAGCCGAAGAAGGCTCGATGCTCCTTAATGTACTCTCACTTGATGAAACTCAGGTTCATGAGATTATGGTTCCTCGTACAGATATAATCTGCGCAGAGACAACCACATCCATTGGCGACCTTGTAGAACTCATTGTTGAATCTGGACATTCCCGAATCCCACTGTACGAAGACAACAGGGATAATATAGTAGGTATTATCTACGCAAAAGACTTACTTATTCACCTGCACGACCCGGCACTGCGCGATAGCCCGCTTATAAGCTTTATGCGCAAACCGTTTTTTGTTCCGGAAACAAAAATTGTAACAGACCTGTTGCAGGAATTCCGTACCAGAAAACAGCACATCGCAATTGCTGTTGATGAATACGGTGGCACATCCGGCCTCATCACAATTGAAGACATTCTCGAAGAGATTGTCGGTGAAATTGAGGACGAGTACGACACCCCTAAATTAGAAGATATCCGCGCCACTGAGGATGGAAACTACATTATTACAGGCCGTGCTTCACTTGATGATGTAAGTGAAGAACTTTCAATTACACTCGAGTCTGAGCAAGTGGAGACACTTGGCGGGTTCTTGAGTGAACTTGCAGGCCATGTTCCGCAGTCCGGTGAGACATTCCAGCTTTCCGGTTACAACTTCACCATTGAAGATGCGGACGCCAAACAAATTCGACTTATCAGGACTTCGAAAGCTGACGAGGCTGCTGAAACCCAATAA
- the lnt gene encoding apolipoprotein N-acyltransferase, with protein MLQFAPLLAMGTVGLAIGSANTIYQLPPLVLLFPACLYLIGIQAETGAVAFRKGLIAGMAAFTACLYWIAVPFAEQTSMPTYLAVSGPLGVSFALGFYSAAFSWFCNKFLRNAPPLYVGMSTFFIWGALELARGILLSGFSWASLAAAFSEWPAFVQPVSVLGAEGYSALLVALACYITAAMIASSVKHSVAALVSLALLFTASYCSWIQPADATANIEIAMVQGNINQGAKWDKRFVRGTVERYVTLSEKVFDHPVDLVIWPETSMPFYLQSHPDYLPIIRRLAIASKAPYLIGTPGYAKGTEGRKYDIFNRAYLIDSEGLMLSWYDKMHLVPFGEYVPFYIPFTEELLRGTGTFERGTVYEPITTGNLAMGVLICYEAIFTELAQDRVESGANILINLSNDAWFGKTAAPKQHLDMTVLRAVEQGRYVARATNTGITAIIDPKGNITTKGKSFRADVIFGFVGTRTDFTFYHRFFSLIRALIVAGAIAVLAYSIYTNKKKEI; from the coding sequence ATGCTTCAATTTGCCCCATTACTTGCCATGGGAACTGTTGGACTGGCTATCGGTTCTGCCAATACTATCTACCAGTTACCCCCACTCGTCCTACTCTTTCCGGCTTGCCTCTACCTTATCGGAATTCAGGCAGAAACGGGTGCTGTAGCGTTTCGAAAAGGTCTTATAGCGGGCATGGCAGCATTTACCGCATGCCTGTACTGGATTGCTGTTCCATTTGCAGAACAAACATCCATGCCAACGTACCTTGCCGTCAGCGGGCCTCTTGGCGTCTCCTTTGCGCTGGGTTTCTACAGCGCAGCCTTTTCATGGTTCTGCAATAAATTTCTGCGTAACGCACCTCCACTCTATGTCGGGATGAGCACCTTCTTTATCTGGGGTGCGCTCGAACTAGCTCGCGGGATTCTCCTCAGCGGATTTTCATGGGCATCACTCGCCGCTGCATTCTCGGAATGGCCTGCGTTTGTTCAACCGGTTAGCGTTCTCGGCGCGGAAGGCTACTCCGCCCTGCTTGTCGCCCTTGCCTGCTATATAACTGCAGCTATGATCGCAAGTTCGGTCAAGCACTCCGTTGCCGCCCTTGTATCACTGGCTCTACTTTTTACTGCCAGCTACTGCTCGTGGATTCAACCGGCAGATGCCACCGCGAATATCGAGATCGCCATGGTTCAGGGCAACATTAATCAGGGAGCAAAATGGGATAAACGCTTTGTGCGCGGCACAGTAGAACGCTACGTCACATTGAGCGAAAAAGTTTTTGATCATCCTGTTGATCTTGTTATCTGGCCGGAAACGTCCATGCCGTTCTATCTTCAGAGCCACCCAGACTACCTTCCAATCATACGAAGACTTGCCATCGCCAGTAAAGCACCGTATCTCATCGGAACTCCCGGCTACGCCAAGGGAACCGAGGGACGCAAGTACGATATTTTCAACAGAGCGTATTTAATCGACTCAGAAGGCCTTATGCTTTCCTGGTACGATAAAATGCATCTGGTCCCGTTTGGTGAATATGTTCCGTTCTACATCCCGTTTACTGAAGAACTGCTTCGGGGTACCGGAACCTTTGAACGGGGCACGGTCTATGAGCCTATCACCACTGGTAATCTTGCAATGGGTGTACTGATTTGTTATGAAGCTATATTCACCGAACTTGCGCAGGATCGCGTTGAAAGTGGTGCGAATATACTCATAAACCTCAGTAACGATGCATGGTTCGGAAAAACTGCTGCACCAAAACAGCATCTGGATATGACTGTCCTGCGTGCGGTAGAACAGGGACGCTATGTGGCCCGTGCAACAAATACTGGTATTACTGCTATAATTGACCCAAAAGGGAACATTACAACTAAAGGAAAATCATTCCGTGCGGATGTAATCTTCGGTTTCGTAGGAACGAGAACCGATTTTACATTCTATCATCGGTTCTTTTCTTTAATTCGCGCACTGATTGTTGCCGGAGCTATAGCGGTATTGGCCTACTCCATTTATACAAATAAAAAGAAAGAAATATAG
- the prfB gene encoding peptide chain release factor 2 (programmed frameshift), which translates to MLQLADLRTKSNALTEQFNSLWRRLDLKGNKDRLDEIEKQLSSPGAWDNPDKLTPVLQEKSQLEAQVERLENLMQAHDDLAEWLALAEEDQSQEVLETLNMQTELLEELLEQTELNLLLSAPEDQNDAILEIHPGAGGTEAQDWAKMLLRMYARWADRHKFKVEYLDLLDGDEAGIKSVTLRIKGENAYGFLKGEKGIHRLIRISPFDSSGRRHTSFASVDIIPDAGKGITIDLKESDLRIDVFRSSGPGGQSVNTTSSAVRITHIPTGVTAQCQNEKSQHANKDTALQILKSRLYEIELRKVQDERQAEYAGKMDISFGSQIRTYTLQPYRLVKDHRTNSEIGDVDSVLDGKLDQFLRDFLLYLHAEKTT; encoded by the exons ATGCTTCAGTTAGCAGATTTAAGAACAAAGAGTAACGCTTTAACGGAACAGTTCAACTCCTTATGGAGGAGGCTT GACCTCAAGGGCAATAAAGACCGCCTTGATGAAATCGAAAAACAGCTCTCAAGCCCTGGTGCATGGGATAATCCAGACAAGCTGACCCCTGTACTGCAGGAAAAAAGTCAGCTTGAAGCTCAGGTTGAACGTCTGGAAAACCTCATGCAGGCTCATGATGACTTAGCAGAATGGCTTGCACTGGCTGAAGAGGATCAAAGTCAGGAAGTTCTGGAAACGCTGAATATGCAGACTGAACTTCTGGAAGAACTGTTAGAGCAGACTGAACTTAACTTACTGCTAAGCGCACCGGAAGATCAGAACGATGCAATTCTGGAAATTCATCCCGGTGCAGGTGGCACAGAGGCTCAGGACTGGGCTAAAATGCTCCTCCGCATGTATGCGCGATGGGCAGACAGACATAAATTTAAAGTCGAATACCTCGACTTACTCGACGGCGACGAAGCTGGCATCAAAAGTGTTACGCTGCGTATCAAGGGTGAAAACGCCTACGGATTTCTGAAAGGGGAAAAAGGGATCCACAGGCTTATACGCATCTCGCCGTTTGACTCTTCTGGCCGAAGACATACTTCGTTTGCTTCGGTTGATATTATTCCTGACGCCGGTAAAGGCATTACGATTGATCTCAAAGAAAGCGACCTGCGCATTGATGTGTTCCGCTCCAGCGGCCCTGGTGGTCAGAGCGTTAACACAACAAGTTCCGCTGTACGTATTACGCATATCCCGACAGGCGTAACCGCGCAGTGCCAGAACGAAAAATCGCAACACGCGAACAAAGATACCGCGTTGCAGATTCTTAAATCCAGACTGTATGAAATTGAACTGCGTAAAGTGCAAGACGAACGTCAGGCAGAATACGCAGGGAAAATGGATATTAGTTTCGGTAGTCAGATACGTACTTATACGCTTCAGCCATACCGTCTTGTGAAAGATCACAGGACAAACTCGGAGATCGGGGATGTTGATTCAGTTCTAGACGGAAAACTGGACCAGTTCCTGCGTGATTTCCTGCTTTATCTACATGCAGAAAAGACTACATAA
- a CDS encoding GGDEF domain-containing protein, with the protein MQKRLHNIRTEGLENLTAELDKLRQLILTQTDSATISQADQQLALTRIVPGMTMDTWNNLSERYGFSNWLALDLDSSTYFNIANLQKIIEDLTDKSERDPLTGLYNKKAFEHKLTMELQRVERSNGQLSLAIIDLDNFKNINDTYGHNCGDEVIRTLADLLDASTRGYDHAARIGGEEFALLLPGAGPLRAKALMDRLCSTFADTFIKCTDASIQCTFSAGVASLKGRNKAKGKDLFEVADKALYQAKNAGKNQVRVTRQLVEFEYDRSTMVHSNEKQFLFSGSK; encoded by the coding sequence ATGCAGAAAAGACTACATAACATACGCACAGAAGGCCTTGAGAACCTGACAGCCGAACTGGATAAACTGCGTCAACTTATTCTGACACAGACAGACTCTGCCACGATATCTCAGGCTGATCAGCAGCTAGCGCTTACTCGAATTGTGCCCGGTATGACAATGGATACATGGAATAACTTGTCCGAAAGGTACGGTTTTTCCAACTGGCTCGCACTTGATCTGGATAGTTCAACATATTTCAATATTGCAAACTTGCAAAAGATTATTGAAGACCTGACCGACAAGTCAGAACGCGACCCGTTAACCGGACTGTATAACAAGAAAGCCTTTGAACATAAGCTCACCATGGAGCTGCAAAGGGTTGAACGTAGCAATGGTCAATTAAGCCTTGCAATTATTGACCTTGATAATTTTAAAAACATTAATGACACCTATGGTCATAATTGTGGTGATGAGGTTATCAGAACACTAGCTGATCTGTTAGACGCATCCACCCGAGGATATGATCATGCGGCACGCATCGGTGGCGAGGAATTTGCACTCCTGTTACCGGGTGCCGGTCCGCTCAGAGCAAAAGCTCTGATGGATAGACTCTGTTCGACATTTGCTGACACGTTTATAAAATGCACGGATGCTAGCATCCAGTGCACTTTCTCCGCAGGTGTTGCCTCCCTCAAGGGACGTAACAAAGCAAAAGGTAAAGACCTTTTTGAAGTGGCGGACAAGGCTCTGTACCAGGCAAAAAATGCCGGTAAGAATCAGGTACGTGTCACCCGACAGCTCGTTGAGTTCGAATATGATCGATCCACCATGGTGCATTCTAACGAAAAACAATTCCTTTTTTCTGGATCTAAATAA
- a CDS encoding MinD/ParA family protein — translation MKAKNTLTISILSGKGGVGKTNIALNLGYCMYRGGFPVMLMDCDLGLANLDVLLGVTPDVNMQSLLDTDTPAEEVAYPIEPDGFDFLPAASGVPELVEMDSDLRNLLFQRLDPLFSNYEYLLMDLGAGITPTVLAFAAMTRIRIVVVTPEPTSLTDSYALMKVLSTQHNVKDFYIIVNQAEDKAEETSTYNRLATACERFLGFTPEFLGGIAQDKMVPESVRKQVPLMKNAPNSRAAKDIFAIAVKLQKIKKSMLEDISKSIFTKSTSDLSN, via the coding sequence ATGAAAGCCAAAAATACTCTCACCATTTCCATCCTAAGCGGCAAAGGCGGCGTGGGGAAAACCAACATAGCTCTGAACCTTGGCTACTGCATGTACAGGGGCGGATTCCCCGTCATGCTAATGGACTGTGATTTGGGACTTGCCAACCTTGATGTTCTGCTTGGCGTTACTCCAGATGTCAATATGCAGAGTCTATTAGACACAGATACTCCAGCAGAAGAAGTCGCATACCCTATTGAACCAGACGGCTTCGACTTTCTCCCAGCTGCTTCCGGCGTACCTGAGCTCGTTGAAATGGACAGCGACCTGCGCAACTTACTCTTCCAGCGCCTTGATCCACTCTTCAGCAACTATGAATACCTGTTAATGGATCTTGGTGCAGGCATTACACCTACAGTACTTGCCTTTGCAGCTATGACACGTATCCGTATCGTAGTTGTAACACCGGAGCCTACCTCTCTTACAGACAGCTACGCCCTTATGAAGGTTCTTTCCACACAGCACAATGTGAAAGACTTTTATATCATTGTAAACCAAGCTGAAGACAAAGCCGAAGAAACAAGCACATACAACAGGCTTGCAACAGCTTGTGAACGCTTCCTCGGCTTTACTCCTGAGTTTCTCGGCGGCATTGCTCAGGATAAGATGGTGCCTGAATCTGTCCGAAAACAGGTTCCATTGATGAAAAATGCTCCTAACAGCCGCGCTGCAAAAGACATCTTTGCTATTGCAGTAAAGTTGCAGAAAATCAAAAAGAGCATGTTAGAAGACATTTCTAAATCAATTTTTACAAAAAGTACGAGTGATCTCAGCAATTAA
- a CDS encoding HU family DNA-binding protein, with protein sequence MVQWELTMNKSELIKTLSEDNNIAIEEATMMVNVFVDSMKDALTEGNRVEIRGFGSFKMKEYEGYTGRNPKTGEIVTVHPKHLPFFRAGKELKEFLNS encoded by the coding sequence ATCGTGCAGTGGGAGTTGACAATGAACAAAAGCGAACTGATTAAAACTTTGTCTGAAGATAACAACATTGCTATTGAAGAAGCAACCATGATGGTTAACGTCTTTGTAGATAGCATGAAAGATGCGCTTACCGAAGGCAACCGCGTTGAAATTCGTGGTTTCGGCAGCTTTAAAATGAAAGAATACGAAGGTTACACCGGTCGTAACCCAAAAACCGGTGAAATCGTAACCGTTCATCCTAAGCATCTTCCGTTCTTCCGCGCAGGCAAAGAACTTAAAGAGTTTTTGAACAGCTAA
- the dapF gene encoding diaminopimelate epimerase gives MNPTMEHVAIYKMQGCGNDFVFIDNREYNVPVSHMSEWAQKICRRAFGVGADGLVFLEESDDTTLDYRWHFYNADGSRAEMCGNASRCAAKLAVQIGLAGPVHTFGTDAGPIRAEFCDDGEIKVELTPPQGLELNKTITLKDGDDEIHFVNTGVPHAVYLAEDASKLNVKELGALVRYHDVFAPAGTNANFMSVIDRENVHLRTYERGVEDETFACGTGAVAGVVVAHALGLTGTNVRVKSSGGEILSISIEGDSVFLKGKALVVYTGNAVLESLGLTLD, from the coding sequence ATGAATCCTACCATGGAGCACGTAGCTATTTACAAAATGCAGGGCTGCGGCAATGACTTTGTTTTCATTGACAATCGGGAATACAATGTGCCTGTTTCACATATGAGTGAGTGGGCTCAGAAAATCTGCCGCCGCGCATTCGGCGTAGGTGCAGATGGCCTCGTTTTCTTGGAAGAGTCAGATGACACCACTCTTGATTACCGCTGGCATTTCTACAATGCCGATGGTTCCCGAGCAGAGATGTGCGGTAACGCATCGCGTTGCGCTGCCAAACTTGCAGTCCAGATCGGTCTTGCTGGCCCAGTTCATACATTTGGAACTGACGCAGGCCCTATTCGCGCAGAATTTTGCGACGACGGTGAGATCAAAGTTGAACTCACACCACCTCAAGGACTGGAATTAAACAAAACAATTACGTTGAAAGACGGTGACGACGAAATTCATTTTGTTAACACCGGAGTTCCGCATGCTGTTTACCTTGCTGAAGATGCATCCAAATTGAACGTAAAAGAGCTTGGTGCACTTGTACGTTACCACGATGTATTTGCCCCTGCGGGTACCAATGCGAACTTTATGAGTGTTATTGACCGCGAAAACGTACATCTTCGCACGTACGAACGCGGCGTTGAAGATGAAACTTTTGCCTGCGGTACTGGTGCCGTGGCAGGTGTTGTTGTAGCACACGCCCTTGGGCTGACCGGCACTAATGTACGTGTAAAGTCTTCTGGCGGAGAGATTCTGAGCATATCTATCGAAGGTGACAGCGTTTTCTTGAAGGGTAAAGCGCTCGTTGTTTACACTGGTAATGCTGTGCTTGAATCCCTCGGACTCACGTTAGACTAA
- the dapA gene encoding 4-hydroxy-tetrahydrodipicolinate synthase: protein MNFSGAYTALVTPFRNGKIDEESFREHIEWQITEGIHGLVPCGTTGESATLTHDEHKEAIRICVEQANKRVPVLAGAGSNNTKEAVHLTQFAKDAGADGVLLISPYYNKPTQEGIYQHFKHIADTISIPMVLYNVPGRTGSNILPSTVARLHKDIPQVVGIKEATGNLTQASDIIEQSGTSLNVLSGDDFTLLPLLSIGGAGVISVVSNLLPKKMAQLCEAWDKGDIATARKLHYEMQPLNRAMFIESNPIPVKTALALQGKMDTDFRLPMVPLAEDNLEKLKSIMTDAGIL from the coding sequence ATGAATTTTTCCGGAGCCTATACTGCACTGGTAACTCCATTTCGAAATGGCAAAATTGATGAAGAAAGCTTTCGCGAGCATATTGAATGGCAGATTACTGAAGGTATCCACGGCTTAGTACCGTGCGGCACCACTGGCGAATCTGCTACTCTTACTCACGATGAGCATAAGGAAGCTATTCGAATCTGTGTAGAACAGGCAAACAAGCGTGTGCCGGTTCTTGCAGGTGCTGGTTCCAATAACACTAAAGAAGCTGTTCACCTCACCCAGTTTGCTAAGGATGCAGGTGCAGACGGCGTACTTCTCATCAGCCCTTACTACAACAAACCAACTCAGGAAGGCATTTACCAGCACTTTAAACATATTGCTGATACCATCAGCATTCCTATGGTGCTATACAACGTACCGGGCAGAACCGGTAGCAACATCCTGCCTTCTACTGTTGCTCGTCTGCATAAAGACATTCCTCAGGTTGTCGGTATTAAAGAAGCAACAGGCAACCTCACTCAGGCATCTGATATTATTGAACAAAGCGGCACATCCCTCAACGTACTCTCCGGCGATGACTTCACCCTGCTGCCACTGCTCTCAATCGGCGGCGCTGGCGTTATCTCCGTAGTATCCAACCTGCTGCCAAAGAAAATGGCGCAGTTGTGCGAGGCATGGGACAAAGGTGATATTGCTACCGCACGTAAGCTGCACTATGAAATGCAGCCACTGAACCGTGCCATGTTCATTGAGTCTAACCCTATTCCTGTTAAAACAGCCCTTGCACTGCAGGGCAAAATGGATACAGACTTCAGACTGCCTATGGTTCCACTTGCAGAAGACAACTTAGAAAAACTTAAATCCATTATGACGGATGCTGGTATCTTATAG
- a CDS encoding long-chain-fatty-acid--CoA ligase, with product MNEQDLPLERPWLDNYDPEVPANLKYKNISIPTLLDEAAEKTPKRNAAIFKNYKLTYKKLHTLAERFAANLREQGVKPGDRVSIMMPNLPQTIIAFWGVLKAGGIVVMTNPLYMEKELVHQIHDCGAKHMITLDLVWPKIKKLRKKLPIEKYFVTRVSDALCFPLNTIFTLKNKWQKTHINVPYDNKSVLPWKALFESKEQLSVPIKDPKNSIALLQYTGGTTGISKGVMLSHANITANVEQCYAMLSGISEEHHTFLGLLPYFHVFGLTVSMLFPCALGATVIPFPRYVPKDVLDGIKKYKPTIFPGAPSVYISLMQQKTLSQYDLSCIKYCISGSSPMPVEQMRQFKKITGAQLLEGFGLTEASPVTHLNPLMGVSKNGSIGLPFPDTEARIVDMEVGSVPLPTGKIGELVIRGPQVMMGYWNRPDETASTLRNGWLYTGDIATMDEEGYFYIVDRKKDMIIVAGYNVYPREIDEVLYEHPKVQEAVTVGVPHKTRGEIIKVYIVPKVGEELTKSEILSHCREKLANYKVPKQVEFRDELPKTIVGKVLRRALRNEEEKKQDSKKAASKAEASAEAASQPAPNQVAAETTAPEQTKAETAPQQDQQIQADDAPVTAETVTAATNDTAVEATAETKTVQ from the coding sequence ATGAACGAACAGGATTTACCACTCGAACGCCCGTGGCTGGACAACTATGATCCGGAAGTACCGGCGAACCTGAAATACAAAAATATTTCTATCCCTACATTGCTTGATGAGGCGGCTGAAAAAACGCCTAAACGCAATGCAGCTATTTTTAAAAACTACAAACTTACATACAAAAAGCTTCACACACTGGCAGAACGCTTTGCAGCTAACCTGCGCGAACAAGGCGTTAAGCCAGGAGATCGCGTATCAATCATGATGCCGAACCTGCCCCAGACCATTATTGCATTTTGGGGAGTGCTCAAGGCTGGTGGCATCGTTGTTATGACCAACCCTCTCTACATGGAGAAGGAACTGGTTCACCAAATTCATGATTGCGGCGCAAAGCACATGATTACGCTTGATCTTGTGTGGCCTAAAATTAAAAAACTGCGCAAAAAGTTACCTATTGAGAAGTACTTTGTTACCCGTGTTTCTGATGCGTTATGTTTTCCGCTAAACACTATTTTTACGTTAAAAAATAAGTGGCAGAAAACGCACATCAACGTTCCATACGACAACAAATCCGTTCTTCCATGGAAGGCTCTTTTTGAATCTAAAGAACAGTTAAGTGTTCCTATCAAGGATCCTAAAAACTCTATTGCATTGTTGCAGTATACAGGCGGCACAACAGGCATTTCCAAAGGTGTAATGCTTTCTCACGCCAACATTACTGCCAACGTTGAACAGTGCTATGCAATGCTGAGCGGAATTTCAGAAGAACATCATACGTTCCTCGGATTACTTCCTTATTTCCATGTGTTTGGTCTTACTGTAAGTATGTTATTCCCTTGTGCGCTGGGAGCAACTGTTATTCCTTTCCCAAGGTACGTGCCGAAAGACGTTCTTGACGGAATAAAAAAGTACAAGCCGACTATCTTCCCGGGTGCCCCGTCTGTGTACATTTCACTCATGCAGCAGAAAACTCTTTCCCAGTATGACTTAAGCTGCATCAAGTACTGTATTTCCGGTTCATCTCCGATGCCGGTTGAACAGATGCGCCAGTTCAAAAAAATTACCGGTGCACAGCTACTTGAAGGCTTCGGCCTTACAGAAGCGTCTCCGGTAACACACTTGAACCCGCTGATGGGTGTTTCCAAAAACGGCTCTATTGGTCTGCCATTCCCAGACACTGAAGCCCGCATCGTGGACATGGAAGTGGGCAGTGTTCCACTCCCTACCGGAAAAATTGGCGAACTTGTTATCCGTGGCCCGCAGGTTATGATGGGCTACTGGAACCGTCCGGACGAAACTGCCTCAACCCTGCGTAACGGCTGGTTGTACACCGGCGATATCGCCACAATGGATGAAGAAGGCTACTTCTACATTGTTGACCGCAAGAAAGACATGATCATCGTTGCCGGTTACAACGTATACCCGCGTGAGATCGACGAGGTGCTCTACGAACACCCGAAGGTTCAGGAAGCTGTTACTGTAGGTGTTCCGCACAAAACTCGTGGTGAAATCATCAAGGTTTACATTGTACCTAAGGTTGGTGAAGAACTTACCAAATCGGAAATTCTTTCCCACTGTCGCGAAAAGCTTGCAAACTACAAGGTTCCTAAGCAGGTAGAATTCCGCGATGAGCTGCCGAAAACAATTGTTGGTAAAGTTCTGCGCCGAGCCTTACGTAATGAGGAAGAGAAGAAGCAGGATTCTAAAAAAGCTGCATCTAAAGCTGAAGCTTCTGCTGAAGCAGCAAGCCAACCAGCTCCTAATCAGGTTGCCGCTGAAACAACTGCTCCTGAACAGACAAAGGCAGAAACGGCTCCACAGCAGGACCAACAGATTCAGGCTGATGATGCACCAGTAACTGCAGAAACCGTTACCGCTGCCACAAACGACACTGCAGTTGAAGCAACCGCAGAAACAAAGACCGTACAATAA
- the dtd gene encoding D-aminoacyl-tRNA deacylase: protein MKLLLQRVKNGAVHIDGKSVASIDTGLVVLVGFGAQDTEDLPSKAVWNTMLQKMIGLRIFSDEQGKMNLSLKDTGHSLLLVPQFTLYADCKRGRRPSFTSACPPAVATKLFDTFVAHCKAELPDLVQCGVFGADMDVSLINWGPVTIMLSSEDFA, encoded by the coding sequence ATGAAACTATTACTTCAGCGAGTGAAAAACGGAGCCGTTCACATTGACGGCAAATCCGTTGCTTCCATCGACACCGGACTTGTTGTTCTTGTAGGATTTGGTGCACAGGATACAGAAGACTTGCCGTCTAAAGCGGTATGGAACACCATGCTGCAAAAAATGATCGGTCTTCGCATCTTTTCTGATGAACAAGGTAAAATGAACCTGAGTCTTAAAGATACGGGCCACAGCCTGCTTCTGGTTCCTCAGTTTACCTTGTACGCAGACTGCAAACGCGGCCGCAGACCTTCGTTTACGTCTGCATGTCCTCCTGCTGTAGCTACAAAGCTGTTCGACACCTTTGTGGCACATTGCAAGGCGGAGCTGCCAGACTTAGTACAATGCGGCGTTTTCGGAGCAGACATGGATGTATCGCTCATCAACTGGGGGCCTGTAACCATCATGCTCTCATCTGAAGACTTTGCCTAG
- a CDS encoding STAS domain-containing protein, which yields MNPAKTFRLGSALVLLCKNDLTHELCQPFKEYFETLVAVQDYQHLVVDLSDLGEIDESGLHLLVYLNSRVRGHGKVLYILSPPRHFLELLQQKELLRFFNLFRNEDDMLSSLPL from the coding sequence ATGAATCCAGCTAAGACGTTCAGATTAGGCTCTGCGCTAGTTCTTCTGTGCAAGAATGACCTAACACATGAACTATGCCAACCATTTAAGGAATACTTTGAAACACTTGTAGCAGTTCAAGACTACCAGCACCTTGTAGTGGATTTGTCAGACTTAGGGGAGATTGACGAGTCCGGGCTACATCTGCTTGTGTACTTAAACTCACGAGTGCGCGGTCACGGGAAAGTTTTGTACATCCTTTCCCCTCCACGACACTTCCTCGAACTTCTGCAACAAAAAGAACTACTGCGGTTTTTTAATCTTTTCCGGAACGAGGACGATATGCTTTCTAGCCTTCCTCTCTAG